A window of the Triticum aestivum cultivar Chinese Spring unplaced genomic scaffold, IWGSC CS RefSeq v2.1 scaffold51909, whole genome shotgun sequence genome harbors these coding sequences:
- the LOC123175076 gene encoding GDSL esterase/lipase At5g45910, whose amino-acid sequence MRSSAMRQQLLPCLALLLLAGAASAQAQKYNAVFNFGDSITDTGNLCTSGKPTAITFTQPPYGETYFGTPTCRCSDGRVIVDFLSTKFGVPFLPPSKANGTDFKQGANMAITGATAMDAPFFRGLGLSDKIWNNGPISLQIQWFQQITATVCGDAAACKRYLRDSLVVFGEFGGNDYNAMLFGNYSADQARRYTPKIVNTIIRGVEKVVGMGARDVVVPGVLPIGCFPIYLTVYGTNSSADYDSLGCLRKFNDLSTFHNNLLQAKIARLRKRYGRAARIMYGDFYSAVYDMVQNPKKYGFNAVFEACCGSGGGKYNYANRARCGMPGAAACANPADHLSWDGIHLTEAAYKHISDGWLNGPYSSPPILHT is encoded by the exons ATGAGGTCGTCGGCGAtgcggcagcagctgctgccaTGCTTGGCCCTGCTGCTTCTTGCGGGCGCGGCGTCGGCCCAGGCCCAGAAGTACAACGCGGTGTTCAACTTCGGCGACTCGATCACGGACACGGGCAACCTGTGCACGAGCGGGAAGCCAACGGCGATCACGTTCACGCAGCCGCCCTACGGCGAGACCTACTTCGGCACCCCCACCTGCCGGTGCTCCGACGGCCGCGTCATCGTCGACTTCCTCA GCACCAAGTTTGGGGTGCCGTTCCTACCGCCGTCCAAGGCGAACGGCACGGACTTCAAGCAGGGCGCCAACATGGCCATCACGGGGGCGACGGCCATGGACGCGCCCTTCTTCCGGGGCCTCGGCCTCTCCGACAAGATCTGGAACAATGGGCCCATCAGCCTCCAAATCCAGTGGTTCCAGCAGATCACGGCCACCGTGTGCGGCGACGCCGCCGCCTGCAAGCGCTACCTGCGGGACTCGCTGGTGGTGTTCGGCGAGTTCGGCGGGAACGACTACAACGCGATGCTGTTCGGCAACTACAGCGCGGACCAGGCGAGGAGGTACACGCCCAAGATCGTCAACACCATCATCAGGGGCGTGGAGAAGGTGGTGGGCATGGGGGCCAGGGACGTGGTGGTGCCCGGGGTGCTCCCCATCGGCTGCTTCCCCATCTACCTCACCGTCTACGGCACCAACAGCAGCGCCGACTACGACAGCCTCGGCTGCCTCCGCAAGTTCAACGATCTGTCCACGTTCCACAACAACCTGCTCCAGGCCAAGATCGCCCGCCTCCGGAAGCGCTACGGCCGGGCGGCGCGGATCATGTACGGCGACTTCTACTCCGCCGTCTACGACATGGTCCAGAACCCCAAGAAATACG GTTTCAACGCGGTTTTCGAGGCGTGCTGCGGCTCCGGGGGAGGCAAGTACAACTACGCCAACAGAGCGCGGTGCGGGATgccgggcgcggcggcgtgcgCCAACCCGGCCGACCACCTCAGCTGGGACGGCATCCACCTCACCGAGGCAGCATACAAGCACATCAGCGACGGCTGGCTCAACGGGCCCTACTCCAGCCCGCCCATCCTCCACACATAa